CCGTTTGTCGGCGTTCATATTGTACCTATTGTCCTCTACAGACGCAACACCGACAGCGATTGCCCCCACCGCTTTCGCATTTTCGATCTCCACGTACCCGTCTCCGACGATGAGCAATTCATCCCCGCTAAGCGCAAAGTCTGTGATGATTTTCTGGATAACCATGGCTTTTGAAAACTTTTTATATTCCCGTAACGCACCGAAAATCCCACCATCAAAGTATTTGGCAACACCGAGGAGTGATGCCTCGTTTTTGACGAATTCAACATCCGTCCCACTGGCGAGATAGCAGTTTATCCCCATCTCACGTAGGCTTTGGAGAAATTCAAGAGACATCGGCACCCGGAGCGGCTCGGCGGACAGTTTCCCTGCTGCAAGGTCAGCGATTCTCTCTTCGACGACGGGCAGCAATCGACGGTTGTATTCGTCTTTGTAGGCAAGTGGTTCCTTCGGTGTTCCGCCGCGTTTCTCTATCTCTTCGCCTAATTGCATCATCTGATAGATCGTCTGCTTACCCGTCAGCCTATCCACAAATTCAACGACAAGTGCCTCAAGTTGTTCTGGTGTCTCGATGGTATCCGTTTCGGTCTGAAGAAATTCAACCATCATCGGTACCATCACGTTCTGCCAACCGTCTCGGATGAGCGAGATCGTGCCATCAAAATCAAAGACGACATGACGGATGTTCCCTGTTTGAATCTCACGGTGGATCTCAATTGTGGTGTTGTCCAAAAATAGATTTTCCATAGTTATCCTGGGATGGTTATCGGTTATCAGTTATCAGTTAT
The DNA window shown above is from Candidatus Poribacteria bacterium and carries:
- a CDS encoding HAD family hydrolase — its product is MENLFLDNTTIEIHREIQTGNIRHVVFDFDGTISLIRDGWQNVMVPMMVEFLQTETDTIETPEQLEALVVEFVDRLTGKQTIYQMMQLGEEIEKRGGTPKEPLAYKDEYNRRLLPVVEERIADLAAGKLSAEPLRVPMSLEFLQSLREMGINCYLASGTDVEFVKNEASLLGVAKYFDGGIFGALREYKKFSKAMVIQKIITDFALSGDELLIVGDGYVEIENAKAVGAIAVGVASVEDNRYNMNADKRERLIRAGADIIIPDFRESSQLLSYLFT